One stretch of Ornithinimicrobium ciconiae DNA includes these proteins:
- a CDS encoding DUF4439 domain-containing protein has product MAAAISRRSALAALGVGLGAALAGCDTARTPEESTAAPGPRQPDLTADPEPSPVSAPDSAELLLALARAQHLAATSRAITGAAGWRRTAHQQVQASLDEQVQVLEELLRAGNVPVPTLSPPTTNDGDAATATGPDGAASATGDGAPTTGGGPGDRARSTGDGSATTVSPADRATAQLGDLSRSCLLDVTPEVLGALTAVSAPNLPVLIAIAGQRGATAALFGAEPDWPDLTGPTDAAAAGLLSAYHPAVYGFEVLAARSRGDERAAYERVLDPLRQATRQITALAGDAAAPPPLGYGMPEGTDSAEGRARIAGDLTATLAPTIMAATQTFTGDLDAVTGTVRLLAQAVQLARPWTPMTGFPGLQVPGA; this is encoded by the coding sequence ATGGCCGCTGCGATCTCCCGTCGTTCTGCGCTGGCCGCTCTCGGGGTGGGGCTCGGCGCGGCACTGGCGGGTTGCGACACCGCCCGGACACCTGAGGAGAGCACCGCCGCACCAGGACCCCGCCAACCGGACCTGACCGCTGACCCCGAGCCCTCGCCGGTCTCCGCGCCCGACTCGGCAGAGCTGTTGCTGGCCCTGGCCCGTGCCCAGCACCTTGCGGCGACCAGCCGGGCGATCACCGGTGCCGCGGGATGGCGGCGCACCGCCCACCAGCAGGTGCAGGCCTCGCTCGATGAGCAGGTCCAGGTGCTGGAGGAGCTGCTGCGCGCCGGCAACGTGCCGGTGCCGACGCTCAGCCCGCCCACCACCAACGACGGGGATGCGGCCACGGCCACCGGTCCCGACGGGGCCGCCTCAGCCACCGGAGACGGCGCGCCGACCACCGGAGGGGGCCCCGGGGACCGGGCACGGTCGACGGGTGACGGCAGTGCGACTACGGTCTCTCCCGCTGATCGGGCCACCGCCCAGCTCGGCGACCTGAGCCGCAGCTGCCTGCTGGACGTCACGCCGGAGGTGCTGGGGGCGCTCACCGCGGTCTCGGCTCCCAACCTGCCGGTGCTGATCGCCATCGCCGGGCAGCGCGGCGCCACCGCGGCACTGTTCGGCGCGGAGCCGGACTGGCCCGACCTGACCGGTCCCACCGACGCGGCTGCGGCCGGCTTGCTCTCGGCCTACCACCCCGCGGTCTACGGATTCGAGGTGCTGGCGGCCCGGTCACGCGGGGACGAGCGCGCGGCATACGAGCGGGTGCTGGACCCCCTGCGACAGGCGACCCGCCAGATCACCGCCCTGGCCGGCGACGCAGCCGCCCCGCCACCCCTGGGCTATGGGATGCCGGAGGGCACCGACAGCGCGGAGGGACGGGCCCGCATCGCCGGGGACCTGACGGCGACGCTGGCTCCCACCATCATGGCTGCCACCCAGACCTTCACCGGCGACCTCGACGCCGTCACCGGGACGGTGCGCCTGCTCGCCCAGGCGGTGCAGCTGGCCCGGCCGTGGACCCCGATGACCGGCTTCCCCGGTCTGCAGGTGCCGGGTGCCTGA
- the nusA gene encoding transcription termination factor NusA yields MDIDIAVLRQLEREREIPLETIVEAIEQALLMAYERAEGHYPHARVELDRKSGHVTVWAREAGEVDEETGLRGEPGPEFVDTPEGFGRVAAATARQVIVQRMRELEDDAILGDFRAREGDIVSGVIQQSNDPRHVLVDFGSVEGELPTSEQVPGEAYEHGQRLRCFVVGVKRGPRGPQITLSRTHPNLVRRLFALEVPEIADGTVKIEALAREAGHRTKIAVRAMVSGVNAKGACIGPMGQRVRAVMAELQGEKIDIVDYSDDPAEFVASALSPSRVESVTIVDDRARQARVVVPDYQLSLAIGREGQNARLAHKLTGWRIDIRPDTAADDRAGEHPSGVAQGE; encoded by the coding sequence ATGGACATCGACATCGCCGTGCTGCGGCAGCTGGAGCGGGAGCGGGAGATCCCGCTCGAGACCATCGTGGAGGCCATTGAGCAGGCGCTGCTCATGGCCTACGAGCGGGCCGAGGGGCACTATCCGCACGCCCGCGTCGAGCTGGACCGCAAGAGCGGCCACGTGACGGTCTGGGCCCGAGAGGCTGGCGAGGTCGATGAGGAGACCGGGCTGCGCGGTGAGCCCGGTCCCGAGTTCGTCGACACCCCCGAGGGCTTCGGCCGGGTCGCCGCGGCGACCGCCAGGCAGGTCATCGTGCAGCGGATGCGCGAGCTCGAGGACGACGCGATCCTCGGTGACTTCCGGGCCCGCGAGGGTGACATCGTCTCCGGGGTCATCCAGCAGTCCAACGACCCGCGGCACGTGCTGGTCGACTTCGGCTCGGTCGAGGGTGAGCTGCCGACCTCGGAGCAGGTGCCGGGGGAGGCCTACGAGCACGGGCAGCGCCTGCGCTGCTTCGTCGTCGGGGTGAAACGCGGCCCCCGCGGCCCACAGATCACCCTCTCGCGGACCCACCCCAACCTGGTGCGGCGCCTGTTTGCCCTCGAGGTGCCCGAGATCGCCGACGGCACTGTCAAGATCGAGGCGCTCGCCCGCGAGGCGGGCCACCGCACCAAGATCGCGGTGCGCGCCATGGTGTCCGGCGTCAACGCCAAGGGCGCCTGCATCGGCCCGATGGGTCAGCGGGTGCGCGCCGTGATGGCCGAGCTGCAGGGCGAGAAGATCGACATCGTCGACTACAGCGACGACCCGGCGGAGTTCGTGGCCTCAGCGCTGTCGCCCTCCCGGGTGGAGTCCGTCACGATCGTCGACGACCGGGCTCGACAGGCCCGCGTCGTGGTCCCTGACTATCAACTCTCCCTCGCGATCGGTCGTGAGGGCCAGAATGCGCGCCTGGCGCACAAGCTGACCGGCTGGCGAATCGATATCCGACCGGACACCGCCGCCGATGACCGTGCGGGCGAACACCCGTCTGGCGTGGCCCAGGGCGAGTGA
- a CDS encoding YlxR family protein, with product MVQVVPSSDDPVGRTPVRICVGCRRRTEQTALLRVVAADHTEAPPGWSVVPDPRRRQPGRGASVHLTPECVTAAIQRGAFGRALKRSGRPDTTALEALLGQQD from the coding sequence GTGGTGCAGGTTGTTCCGTCGTCCGACGACCCGGTGGGGCGCACTCCGGTGCGCATCTGCGTGGGATGTCGGCGCCGCACGGAGCAGACCGCACTGTTGCGCGTCGTCGCCGCGGACCACACAGAAGCCCCACCGGGGTGGAGCGTGGTCCCGGACCCACGGCGGCGCCAGCCGGGGCGGGGTGCGTCAGTGCACCTCACACCGGAGTGCGTGACGGCTGCCATCCAGCGTGGTGCGTTCGGCCGGGCCCTGAAACGGTCCGGCCGGCCAGACACTACCGCGCTGGAGGCGTTGCTGGGTCAGCAGGACTGA
- a CDS encoding aminoglycoside phosphotransferase family protein — MPERPDLPRAVTDLVPQGLITQVLGHVPAEGYAGGLAWLPTVPRLVAELVEQWRLEVTGPATHGYAALVLPVETPGGPAVLKIAWPHPEGRDEHRTLGLWGGHGAVRLLAADPSRWALLLERLDPRDLNGPPVSVLDSCEQIGRLAALLDRPAPPWTSLSASDHLATLVADLDALRAGDRARSLPRALLERGRSLATDLATEPGIDARLVHSDLHQENVLWRPDPGEWVAIDPQTIAADPAWVVAPALWNRWPESAAAHDTRVHLRLRLEVLCEAADLDPDRGRAFAEIRMLRNAVWEIQEGTATAAGLTRHVTLIKAFQPA; from the coding sequence GTGCCTGAGCGTCCCGACCTGCCCCGCGCCGTGACCGATCTGGTCCCGCAGGGCCTGATCACTCAGGTGTTGGGCCACGTCCCGGCCGAGGGGTATGCCGGTGGTCTGGCCTGGCTCCCCACCGTCCCGCGGTTGGTGGCGGAGCTGGTGGAGCAGTGGCGCCTGGAGGTGACCGGACCAGCGACCCACGGCTACGCGGCCCTCGTGCTGCCCGTCGAGACTCCCGGGGGCCCCGCCGTGCTCAAGATCGCCTGGCCGCACCCCGAGGGGAGGGACGAGCACCGCACCCTGGGCCTATGGGGCGGACACGGAGCCGTCCGGTTGCTCGCAGCGGACCCCTCGCGCTGGGCCCTGCTGCTGGAGCGTCTCGACCCTCGTGACCTCAACGGTCCCCCGGTCTCAGTCCTCGACTCCTGCGAGCAGATCGGGCGGCTGGCGGCCCTGCTGGACCGCCCGGCGCCGCCGTGGACGAGCCTGAGCGCCAGCGACCACCTCGCGACCCTGGTCGCCGACCTCGACGCTCTCCGCGCGGGGGACCGGGCGCGGTCGCTGCCGCGCGCGCTGCTCGAGCGCGGCCGGTCGCTGGCCACCGACCTGGCCACGGAGCCGGGCATCGACGCCCGGCTGGTGCACAGCGACCTGCACCAGGAGAACGTCCTCTGGCGCCCCGACCCCGGCGAGTGGGTGGCCATCGATCCGCAGACGATCGCCGCCGACCCGGCCTGGGTGGTGGCCCCGGCGCTGTGGAACCGGTGGCCGGAGTCGGCCGCCGCCCACGACACCCGGGTCCACCTGCGCCTGCGGCTGGAGGTTCTGTGCGAGGCCGCTGATCTTGATCCGGACCGTGGCCGCGCCTTCGCCGAGATCCGGATGCTGCGCAACGCGGTCTGGGAGATCCAGGAGGGCACCGCCACGGCCGCGGGCCTGACCCGTCACGTGACCCTGATCAAGGCCTTCCAGCCCGCTTAG
- the truB gene encoding tRNA pseudouridine(55) synthase TruB yields MPTDGTEASRPAAEVTGTSATRRDQVGDGLLIVDKPAGWTSHDVVGRSRRLCATRRVGHAGTLDPMATGVLVLGVNRATKLLTFLVGADKVYTATIRLGVTTTTDDAEGETVTISGAAHLTQDEVLAGLADLTGAIQQVPSAVSAIKIDGKRAYARVRAGEDVQIPARPVTVHRCDLLGLHRVEAGEFTHLDLDVEVHVSSGTYVRALARDLGSALGVGGHLTALRRTAVGDFDLGRAVTLEQLEADGAGAHLIPLADAAAQVFPVRHLSDQETIDLGHGKRLPAAQPGRPEPVAAIGPDGRLVAMLDETRQEARSHVVFPAP; encoded by the coding sequence ATGCCGACGGACGGGACTGAGGCGAGCCGTCCGGCTGCGGAGGTGACCGGCACGTCGGCCACCCGCCGTGACCAGGTCGGGGACGGACTGCTGATCGTCGACAAGCCCGCCGGCTGGACCAGTCACGACGTGGTCGGGCGCTCCCGTCGGTTGTGCGCGACCCGGCGGGTCGGGCACGCAGGCACCCTGGATCCGATGGCCACCGGGGTCCTGGTGCTCGGGGTCAACCGGGCCACCAAGCTGCTCACCTTCCTGGTGGGGGCCGACAAGGTCTACACCGCCACGATCCGGCTCGGCGTCACCACGACAACCGACGACGCCGAGGGCGAGACCGTGACGATCAGCGGCGCCGCCCACCTCACGCAGGACGAGGTGCTCGCGGGGCTGGCCGACCTGACCGGCGCGATCCAGCAGGTGCCGAGTGCCGTCAGTGCCATCAAGATCGACGGCAAGCGTGCCTATGCCCGGGTGCGGGCCGGTGAGGACGTGCAGATCCCGGCCCGCCCCGTGACCGTGCACCGCTGTGACCTGCTCGGTCTGCACCGGGTCGAGGCCGGTGAGTTCACCCACCTCGACCTGGACGTCGAGGTCCACGTGAGCTCGGGCACCTACGTGCGGGCCCTGGCCCGGGACCTGGGCAGCGCCCTCGGTGTCGGGGGGCACCTGACGGCACTGCGTCGCACCGCGGTCGGCGATTTCGACCTGGGGCGAGCCGTCACCCTCGAGCAGCTCGAGGCTGACGGAGCGGGCGCGCACCTCATCCCGCTGGCGGACGCCGCCGCGCAGGTCTTCCCCGTCCGGCACCTCAGCGATCAGGAGACCATCGACCTCGGCCACGGCAAACGGCTGCCCGCCGCCCAGCCCGGCCGACCCGAGCCGGTGGCGGCGATCGGCCCCGACGGCCGGCTGGTGGCGATGCTCGACGAGACCCGGCAGGAGGCACGCAGTCATGTCGTCTTCCCCGCACCCTAG
- the rbfA gene encoding 30S ribosome-binding factor RbfA: MADPARARKVAERIKVLMAQGLSTLVKDPRLGFVTITDVRVTGDLQQATVFYTVLGGEQERADAAEVLQTYRGRLRSHMGKGLGIRLTPTLEFVPDALPEDAAHLEDVFRQVHERDAELAATRSPGGYAGDEDPYRKPREDEEPDEPTGEYADGRD; this comes from the coding sequence ATGGCTGATCCCGCACGCGCCCGCAAGGTCGCCGAGCGCATCAAGGTCCTGATGGCTCAGGGGCTGAGCACGCTGGTGAAGGACCCACGGCTCGGCTTCGTCACGATCACGGACGTCCGAGTGACCGGAGACCTGCAGCAGGCCACCGTCTTCTACACCGTCCTCGGTGGTGAGCAGGAGCGTGCCGACGCGGCTGAGGTCCTGCAGACCTACCGTGGACGACTGCGCTCGCACATGGGCAAGGGCCTGGGCATCCGACTCACGCCGACCCTGGAGTTCGTGCCGGACGCGCTCCCCGAGGACGCCGCTCACCTCGAGGACGTCTTCCGCCAGGTGCACGAGCGGGACGCCGAGCTGGCCGCGACCCGCAGCCCCGGTGGCTATGCCGGCGACGAGGATCCCTACCGCAAGCCGCGGGAGGACGAGGAGCCGGACGAGCCGACAGGCGAGTATGCCGACGGACGGGACTGA
- the infB gene encoding translation initiation factor IF-2, producing MAKVRVYELAKELGVESKQLLAHLKEQGEFVRSASSTIEPPVVRKIRENPPAAAKTAEAPKSAAPKAAEKTTAAKPGGTPAAKPGGTPAKPGGTPAAKPGGTEAAKPGVKPGPGTAAATPSEPAAQAPAAADTQPATPSAPTPTPTPAAADAGPDSAAEPAAKAAPTPGARPGPRPTPERPAASERPAGREGSGPRPGGKPGPRPGNNPFAPSQGMGRERPRTERPDRGERGERGGAPRPGNNPFAPSQGMPRPGGTRGGQAGPGGPRPGGPRPGGPRPNPGMMPDRAAVPRPGERPARGPGGRGRPGAPGGGPGAPGGGPGGYRGGGGGRPGGGGPRGRGGTQGAFGRGGGKVRGRKSKRAKRAEFEQMQAPAIGGVSVPRGNGMTITVRRGASLSDFADKINVDPASLVTVLFHLGEMATATQSLDEDAFGVLGSELGYDIRVVSPEEEERELFSSFNIDLDAETEAETDEDLEARPPVVTVMGHVDHGKTRLLDAIRQADVGASETGGITQHIGAYQVHTNHEGDDRPITFIDTPGHEAFTAMRARGAKVTDIAILVVAANDGVMPQTIEALNHAQAADVPIVVAVNKIDVDGANPAKVRQQLTEYNLIAEEYGGETMFVDVSAKNNENIDTLLEAVLLTADAALDLRANPNKDARGVAIEANLDRGRGPVATVLVQQGTLRVGDAIVAGSAHGRVRAMLDEHGTNVQEATPSRPVQVLGLASVPRAGDTFLVAPDDRTARQIAEKRESADRQASLAKARKRISLESLNEALAAGKVDTLNLILKGDVSGSVEALEDALLQIDVGDEVDLRIIDRGVGAITLNNINLAAASDAIILGYNVRAEGQNAEVAEREGVEIRYYGVIYQAIEDIESALKGMLKPEYEEIETGTAEIREIFRSSKFGNVAGSLVRSGEIRRGAKARITRNGVVITEGLEIAGLRRFKDDVTEVREGFECGINLGSFNDVQTDDLITTYEMREIPRA from the coding sequence GTGGCTAAGGTTCGGGTCTATGAGCTCGCGAAAGAGCTCGGGGTTGAGAGCAAGCAGCTGCTCGCCCACCTGAAGGAGCAGGGAGAGTTCGTCCGGTCGGCATCGTCGACCATCGAGCCTCCCGTGGTCCGCAAGATCAGAGAAAATCCTCCGGCCGCGGCGAAGACTGCCGAGGCCCCCAAGAGCGCTGCCCCCAAGGCAGCAGAGAAGACGACCGCGGCCAAGCCCGGTGGCACCCCGGCAGCCAAGCCCGGCGGGACGCCGGCCAAGCCCGGTGGCACCCCGGCAGCCAAGCCCGGCGGGACCGAAGCGGCCAAGCCTGGCGTGAAGCCCGGTCCGGGCACCGCCGCGGCGACCCCCTCGGAGCCGGCGGCGCAGGCGCCCGCCGCCGCGGACACGCAGCCGGCGACACCGTCGGCACCGACCCCGACCCCGACCCCGGCCGCCGCTGACGCCGGACCGGATAGTGCCGCGGAGCCGGCTGCCAAGGCAGCCCCCACCCCCGGCGCACGCCCCGGGCCGCGTCCGACACCGGAGCGTCCGGCTGCGTCCGAGCGACCTGCCGGTCGCGAGGGCTCCGGCCCGCGTCCCGGCGGCAAGCCGGGTCCCCGTCCGGGCAACAACCCGTTCGCTCCGTCGCAGGGCATGGGTCGAGAGCGTCCCCGCACCGAGCGCCCCGACCGGGGTGAGCGCGGTGAGCGTGGTGGTGCTCCCCGTCCGGGCAACAACCCGTTCGCTCCCTCGCAGGGGATGCCCCGTCCCGGCGGGACCCGTGGCGGTCAGGCTGGTCCTGGCGGTCCCCGTCCCGGCGGTCCGCGTCCGGGCGGTCCCCGCCCGAACCCGGGCATGATGCCCGACCGTGCCGCTGTGCCGCGTCCGGGCGAGCGCCCGGCCCGTGGTCCTGGTGGTCGCGGTCGTCCCGGTGCTCCCGGTGGTGGCCCCGGTGCTCCCGGTGGTGGCCCCGGCGGCTACCGCGGTGGTGGCGGAGGTCGCCCGGGTGGTGGCGGTCCGCGTGGTCGCGGTGGCACCCAGGGTGCGTTCGGTCGAGGCGGCGGAAAGGTCCGCGGGCGCAAGTCCAAGAGGGCCAAGCGCGCTGAGTTCGAGCAGATGCAGGCACCCGCCATCGGCGGTGTCAGCGTCCCCCGCGGCAACGGCATGACGATCACGGTGCGCCGTGGCGCCTCGCTGAGCGACTTCGCCGACAAGATCAACGTCGACCCGGCATCGCTGGTGACCGTGCTGTTCCACCTCGGTGAGATGGCGACGGCGACCCAGTCCCTGGACGAGGACGCGTTCGGCGTGCTCGGCTCGGAGCTGGGCTATGACATCCGGGTTGTCTCGCCGGAGGAGGAGGAGCGCGAGCTCTTCAGCTCCTTCAACATCGACCTCGATGCCGAGACCGAGGCCGAGACCGACGAGGACCTGGAGGCACGTCCCCCGGTCGTGACCGTCATGGGTCACGTTGACCACGGCAAGACCCGACTGCTCGACGCGATCCGTCAGGCCGACGTCGGTGCCAGCGAGACCGGTGGCATCACCCAGCACATCGGTGCCTACCAGGTGCACACCAACCACGAGGGCGATGACCGCCCGATCACCTTCATCGACACCCCGGGTCACGAGGCGTTCACCGCCATGCGTGCCCGTGGTGCCAAGGTGACCGACATCGCGATCCTGGTGGTCGCGGCCAACGACGGTGTCATGCCGCAGACGATCGAGGCGCTCAACCACGCCCAGGCTGCGGACGTGCCGATCGTGGTGGCGGTCAACAAGATCGATGTTGACGGCGCCAACCCCGCCAAGGTGCGCCAGCAGCTGACCGAATACAACCTGATCGCCGAGGAGTATGGCGGCGAGACGATGTTCGTGGACGTGTCCGCCAAGAACAACGAGAACATCGACACGCTGCTCGAGGCGGTCCTGCTGACCGCGGACGCGGCCCTGGACCTGCGGGCCAACCCCAACAAGGACGCTCGTGGTGTGGCCATCGAGGCCAACCTGGACCGCGGTCGTGGCCCGGTGGCCACGGTGCTGGTCCAGCAGGGCACCCTGCGGGTCGGGGACGCCATCGTGGCGGGCTCGGCTCACGGCCGCGTGCGCGCCATGCTCGACGAGCACGGCACCAACGTGCAGGAGGCGACCCCGTCGCGTCCGGTGCAGGTGCTGGGTCTGGCCTCGGTGCCGCGGGCGGGTGACACCTTCTTGGTGGCTCCCGACGACCGCACCGCGCGGCAGATCGCCGAGAAGCGCGAGAGCGCCGACCGGCAGGCCTCGCTGGCCAAGGCCCGCAAGCGGATCAGCCTGGAGAGCCTCAACGAGGCTCTGGCTGCCGGCAAGGTCGACACGCTCAACCTGATCCTGAAGGGCGACGTGTCCGGCTCGGTCGAGGCGCTCGAGGACGCGCTGCTGCAGATCGACGTCGGCGACGAGGTCGACCTGCGGATCATCGACCGTGGTGTCGGCGCGATCACCCTCAACAACATCAACCTGGCCGCGGCCTCGGATGCCATCATCCTGGGCTACAACGTCCGGGCCGAGGGGCAGAACGCCGAGGTTGCCGAGCGTGAGGGTGTGGAGATCCGCTACTACGGCGTGATCTACCAGGCCATCGAGGACATCGAGAGCGCGCTGAAGGGCATGCTCAAGCCGGAGTACGAGGAGATCGAGACGGGCACCGCGGAGATCCGCGAGATCTTCCGCTCCTCCAAGTTCGGCAACGTGGCGGGCTCCCTGGTCCGCAGCGGCGAGATCCGCCGCGGCGCCAAGGCCCGGATCACCCGCAACGGCGTGGTCATCACCGAGGGTCTGGAGATCGCCGGCCTGCGGCGGTTCAAGGACGACGTCACCGAGGTCCGCGAGGGCTTCGAGTGCGGCATCAACCTGGGCTCGTTCAACGACGTCCAGACGGATGACCTCATCACCACCTACGAGATGCGCGAGATCCCGCGCGCCTGA
- a CDS encoding DUF1206 domain-containing protein, whose product MSNDPQDLAARARRSDALEILARIGFAASGLVHLLIACIAVQVAMGGSGEADESGALHQLSGTPMGGVLLWLISAAFVALAVWHLVEAVLPRHESAKDQLLGRGKAVAKAVVYGAMGWTAFRVVTGSGADSGETSTEATSTLMTAPAGRILVAVLALVVLGVGVYHVYKGATQKFLEDLHATGGREVTRTVTVVGTTGYIAKGVALGIVGVLFGVAAITADADQQTGMDAALKALRDQPFGVVLLLLVAAGLATYGLYSFARARYSTMAESMS is encoded by the coding sequence GTGAGCAATGACCCCCAGGACCTCGCCGCGCGCGCCCGACGGAGCGACGCCCTCGAGATTCTTGCCCGGATCGGGTTCGCTGCGAGCGGGCTGGTGCACCTGCTGATCGCCTGCATTGCGGTGCAGGTGGCGATGGGCGGGTCCGGGGAGGCGGACGAGTCGGGCGCGCTGCACCAGCTCAGTGGCACGCCCATGGGCGGGGTCCTGCTGTGGCTGATCTCGGCCGCCTTCGTCGCGCTGGCGGTGTGGCACCTCGTCGAGGCCGTGCTGCCGCGACACGAGTCGGCCAAGGACCAGCTGCTCGGTCGGGGCAAGGCGGTGGCCAAGGCGGTCGTCTACGGAGCGATGGGCTGGACCGCCTTCCGGGTGGTCACCGGCTCAGGGGCGGACAGCGGGGAGACGTCGACCGAGGCGACCTCGACGCTGATGACGGCACCGGCTGGACGGATCCTGGTCGCGGTCCTCGCTCTGGTCGTCCTGGGGGTGGGCGTCTACCACGTCTATAAGGGCGCCACGCAAAAGTTCCTCGAGGACCTGCACGCCACGGGAGGGCGCGAGGTGACCCGGACGGTCACGGTGGTGGGCACGACCGGCTACATCGCCAAGGGGGTGGCGCTGGGCATCGTCGGGGTGCTCTTCGGGGTCGCCGCCATCACCGCCGACGCCGACCAGCAGACGGGCATGGACGCGGCCCTGAAGGCGTTGCGGGACCAGCCGTTCGGAGTGGTGCTGCTGCTCCTCGTCGCGGCGGGGCTGGCCACCTATGGTCTCTACTCCTTCGCCCGGGCGCGCTACTCGACCATGGCGGAGTCGATGAGCTAA
- a CDS encoding bifunctional riboflavin kinase/FAD synthetase yields MLRWNTLEEVPSGYGPSVVTLGNFDGVHRGHRALLSTVTDEAQARGVRAVAVTFDPPPLAVLHPERAKVQIAGLEHRLELMAGTDLDAVLVLEFTRELAAMTPEEFVHDVFVEALGATAVVLGTDSRFGVHNSGDINTMRELGQNYRFDVVEMAVVGQATSGLRNWSSTHLRQLLAAGEVDEAADILARPHRVSGEVVHGHHRGREFGFPTANLGPDMTGLIPADGVYAGWLERLDLPRGDPERRLPSAISVGTNPTFDDVPVRLLEAHVLDRTDLDLYHEQVGVDFVARLRGNVRFESVEELLTQIGRDVDASRSILLG; encoded by the coding sequence GTGCTGCGCTGGAACACCCTCGAGGAGGTCCCGTCCGGGTATGGGCCGAGCGTGGTCACCCTCGGCAACTTCGACGGGGTCCACCGCGGGCACCGGGCGCTCCTGAGCACCGTGACGGACGAGGCGCAGGCTCGCGGTGTCCGGGCGGTGGCCGTGACCTTCGACCCCCCGCCGCTGGCCGTGCTGCACCCCGAGCGCGCCAAGGTCCAGATCGCCGGCCTGGAGCACCGCCTGGAGCTGATGGCGGGCACCGACCTCGATGCGGTGCTCGTCCTGGAGTTCACCCGCGAGCTTGCGGCGATGACTCCCGAGGAGTTCGTCCACGACGTCTTCGTCGAGGCGCTGGGCGCAACTGCCGTCGTGCTCGGGACGGACTCCCGCTTCGGGGTCCACAACTCCGGCGACATCAACACCATGCGCGAGCTCGGTCAGAATTACCGCTTCGACGTCGTGGAGATGGCAGTGGTGGGACAGGCCACCTCTGGCCTGCGCAACTGGTCCTCCACCCACCTGCGTCAGCTCCTGGCCGCCGGTGAGGTGGACGAGGCGGCGGACATCCTGGCCCGACCGCACCGGGTCAGTGGCGAGGTCGTGCACGGACACCACCGCGGCCGCGAGTTTGGTTTCCCGACGGCAAATCTCGGCCCGGACATGACCGGGCTGATCCCCGCCGACGGGGTGTATGCCGGGTGGCTGGAACGTCTGGACCTGCCCCGTGGGGACCCCGAGCGGAGACTGCCGTCCGCGATCTCGGTCGGCACCAACCCGACCTTCGACGACGTGCCCGTCCGCCTCTTGGAGGCCCACGTGCTGGACCGCACCGACCTCGACCTCTATCACGAGCAGGTCGGCGTCGACTTCGTCGCCAGGCTGCGCGGCAATGTGCGCTTCGAGTCCGTCGAGGAGCTGCTCACCCAGATCGGCCGCGACGTCGACGCCAGCCGGTCCATCCTGCTGGGCTGA
- a CDS encoding ribosome maturation factor RimP — protein sequence MGQAEQIREVASAAVAGSGVVVEDVAVHPAGKRRLVRVGVARDVADLPSDDLTSTVEPLTLDEVAEASRAVGAAMDEVDPLGNLAYTLEVSSLGVDHPLTTPAQFRRNVGRLVKLEVSAPPASGAEATQPAPTRASGITAGPIEGRLIEVGPDGIRLDEAPDDLLPYDRVSAAKVQVEFTRPGGKDD from the coding sequence ATGGGACAGGCCGAGCAGATCCGCGAGGTGGCATCCGCCGCGGTGGCGGGCAGCGGGGTCGTCGTCGAGGACGTGGCCGTGCACCCTGCCGGCAAGCGTCGCCTGGTCCGCGTCGGTGTCGCCCGAGACGTGGCTGACCTGCCCTCCGACGACCTGACCAGCACCGTGGAGCCGCTGACCCTCGATGAGGTCGCCGAGGCGAGTCGCGCCGTGGGGGCCGCGATGGACGAGGTCGACCCGCTGGGCAACTTGGCCTACACCCTGGAGGTCAGCTCCCTGGGAGTCGACCACCCGCTGACCACACCCGCCCAGTTCCGCCGCAACGTCGGCCGCCTCGTCAAGCTCGAGGTGAGCGCACCCCCCGCCAGCGGCGCGGAGGCCACCCAGCCGGCGCCCACGCGGGCCAGTGGCATCACCGCAGGCCCCATCGAGGGCCGCCTGATCGAGGTCGGGCCCGACGGCATACGGCTTGACGAGGCCCCCGACGATCTCCTGCCCTATGACCGCGTCTCCGCGGCCAAGGTGCAGGTGGAGTTCACCCGCCCGGGTGGGAAGGACGACTGA